In Euphorbia lathyris chromosome 9, ddEupLath1.1, whole genome shotgun sequence, the following are encoded in one genomic region:
- the LOC136206684 gene encoding protein SCARECROW yields the protein MRRKANMVRKRMACEMMEVQPPPANQRTFRRITSLPDDTASSSSSLTINPNPDPNPNPNPYPLLNYSTITTTMLPSSTNMTSPGSASMSLCGIGPSNDNLASLHPQPQLPAVCGFSGLPLFPSQAQRNRNLPTMEDPSATAWIDAIIKDLIHTSTNVSIPQLIQNVREIIFPCNPALASLLEYRLRSLADPLPNSRKEPLPLRDYANNNNININNQAPSSSGLTLNVATFPSLPDSTAVAPCVVNPYSSDWVSTPALICQGNNLQQQQGSPSSTSITPPPPPPPLALNQGQPEQEKSSSVETEQVASTPREKKEELRQQKRDEQGLHLLTLLLQCAEAVSADNFQEANKMLLEISELSTPYGTSAQRVAAYFSEAMSARLVNSCLGIYATLPSMPLNHTQKMASAFQVFNGISPFVKFSHFTANQAIQEAFESEDRVHIVDLDIMQGLQWPGLFHILASRHGGPPYVRLTGLGTSIEALEATGKRLSDFAQKLGLPFEFFPVADKVGNLDPEKLNISKREAVAVHWLQHSLYDVTGSDTNTLWLLQRLAPKVVTVVEQDLSHAGSFLGRFVEAIHYYSALFDSLGASYGEESEERHVVEQQLLSREIRNVLAVGGPSRSGEVKFHNWREKLRQSGFKGVSLAGNAATQATLLLGMFPSDGYTLVEDNGTLKLGWKDLCLLTASAWRPFQPTTIHHYPHHHRFATA from the exons ATGAGAAGAAAAGCAAACATGGTCAGGAAAAGgatggcatgtgaaatgatggaGGTGCAACCACCTCCTGCAAACCAGAGGACTTTTCGTAGAATCACTTCTTTACCTGATGAtactgcttcttcttcttcttctttgactaTTAACCCTAACCCGGATCCGAATCCGAATCCGAATCCATACCCTTTGCTCAACTACTCCACTATCACAACAACAATGTTACCTTCTTCCACAAACATGACGTCACCCGGGTCTGCGTCTATGTCTTTGTGTGGTATAGGACCATCCAATGACAACCTTGCATCACTTCATCCACAGCCCCAACTCCCAGCCGTCTGTGGCTTTTCTGGTCTTCCCTTATTTCCCTCTCAGGCTCAAAGAAATCGCAACCTTCCCACTATGGAAGACCCCTCCGCCACCGCCTGGATTGATGCTATTATTAAGGACCTGATCCACACCTCTACTAACGTCTCTATTCCTCAGCTTATCCAAAATGTCAGGGAGATTATTTTCCCTTGTAATCCTGCTCTTGCTTCTCTTTTGGAGTACAGGCTCCGATCTCTAGCCGACCCTCTACCTAATAGCAGGAAGGAACCGCTGCCCTTGAGGGACTAtgccaataataataatattaatattaataatcaaGCCCCCAGCTCTTCTGGATTAACTCTAAACGTTGCTACTTTCCCATCATTACCGGATTCTACCGCAGTAGCTCCTTGTGTCGTTAATCCATATTCCTCCGACTGGGTATCGACGCCGGCACTCATTTGCCAAGGTAACAATCTACAGCAGCAACAAGGAAGCCCCTCCTCTACTTCTATtacaccaccaccaccaccaccgccTCTAGCATTGAACCAAGGGCAACCTGAACAGGAAAAATCGTCATCGGTGGAAACAGAACAAGTAGCTTCTACTCcgagagagaaaaaagaagaattGAGGCAGCAGAAGAGAGACGAACAAGGCTTGCACCTCTTAACCTTACTTCTCCAATGCGCAGAGGCAGTCTCGGCGGATAATTTCCAAGAGGCCAACAAGATGCTGCTAGAGATTTCAGAGCTCTCAACGCCTTACGGGACATCAGCGCAGAGGGTGGCTGCGTATTTCTCGGAAGCAATGTCAGCTAGGCTAGTTAATTCATGCTTAGGAATATACGCAACCTTGCCATCAATGCCTCTGAATCATACCCAAAAAATGGCTTCTGCGTTTCAGGTATTCAATGGAATAAGCCCTTTTGTCAAGTTCTCCCATTTCACGGCAAATCAGGCGATACAAGAAGCGTTCGAGAGTGAAGACAGGGTGCACATAGTAGATCTGGATATCATGCAAGGGTTACAGTGGCCGGGCCTATTTCATATCCTGGCATCTAGGCACGGTGGACCCCCTTATGTGCGGTTGACGGGGCTTggaacctccattgaagctctgGAAGCTACTGGCAAACGTCTGTCAGATTTTGCCCAGAAACTGGGCCTACCTTTTGAGTTCTTTCCGGTGGCCGATAAAGTTGGAAACTTGGATCCGGAAAAGTTAAATATCAGCAAGAGGGAGGCTGTCGCCGTTCATTGGTTACAGCACTCCCTCTACGACGTCACAGGCTCCGATACCAACACCCTCTGGCTATTGCAGAG GTTGGCACCAAAAGTGGTAACAGTGGTGGAGCAGGACCTGAGCCATGCTGGGTCGTTCTTAGGAAGGTTTGTGGAGGCGATTCACTATTACTCAGCGCTATTCGACTCACTTGGGGCGAGTTATGGGGAGGAGAGTGAGGAAAGGCATGTGGTGGAGCAGCAGCTGCTTTCAAGAGAGATTAGGAACGTACTGGCAGTCGGGGGCCCTTCGAGGAGTGGTGAAGTGAAGTTCCATAACTGGAGGGAGAAGCTAAGACAATCTGGTTTTAAGGGCGTTTCACTTGCTGGAAATGCTGCTACTCAGGCTACTTTGCTTCTCGGCATGTTCCCCTCAGATGGTTATACTTTAGTAGAAGATAATGGAACTCTTAAGCTTGGTTGGAAGGATCTATGTTTGCTAACAGCATCGGCTTGGCGCCCCTTTCAACCCACAACCATTCATCACTATCCCCATCACCATCGCTTCGCCACTGCCTAG